One Hypomesus transpacificus isolate Combined female chromosome 21, fHypTra1, whole genome shotgun sequence genomic window, TGACACATGTCAACAGCGGCTGTCAACTGATGATTACGTCCAAGATCAAGTCTTATTAATGACAATGGACAATTTACACTGGAaaaggggggggacggggagacgggggggggagagaaacatcTACAGCACTGGGACAGAAATCATTAGGCTAGACTAACATTATGTGTTTTCATGTTGAAAATATGAGTTTTGTTATCTTTGCATTGGGGAAAGAGATTGGTTATGGTTTCCTTTCCATAAATAGTAGAAACCATGAACACCATAAGAACACTCGGTACATTTTTATTAGTTGAAGTGTCATCTCGTTGGCTTTGCCTGTTTACAATTTTACTTTGACAATTGTCAACCGTGATACATTCCATTGTAAGTTATTTTGTGTGTCAGGTTGATCCTGATGTCTTTTTGTacttgtacagtatatatatatattatatatattaagtAAATACGtttaaatatataggctatgcctttttctttttctgcccGATTTGAAATGGATATAGGTAACTGTTTCAAACTTCAGCTTTAGAGTTTCGCCCCCTTAAAAGAAGCAGGACTGTTTACATAATATCTGAGGCACCCACGTATTTTAATCAGTTATATTTCCAGCAATTGTAATGTTGCCTACACTGATGTTACAACAGAAGTGGGCCTTGACGTCGGAGACGTATCCGCGTTGGTTCTTTCCCGTACTGACGTACAGACGTACGTCCATATATGGGCTTTTCTTTTTGTGTACGTCATTCAAGGGAAAGATTTCCGGGAACCCCCACCCACATTGCCAGTCAAACAGCGGTATTTAGCTACGAATAGTATGCCGGTGAATAAATGGGTTTGTCAAGAGTCTATTACAGTTTGGGGAGTTTCCCCAAACACTCAAGGCCGCTTTTAAGTTCCCATAACAACTGATGTGAGAATTATAGCGAAGATAAAAATAGAACTTCATAAGCCAGAATTTCCAGAGGCAAAAAATATGGTGTTGAAGCTGCCAGTTAAAATGAAAATAACGCTGAAACAGTGCCATTGACAATTATCTGAGGATAACAATATGAAAAGCAAAACATCAGTAAATAGTTAACAAATAGACAAACTGACATTCCAACTCAGCCAGTGTAACATCTCAACAAAACTAAACTGCAGCGTAAAATTGAATAAAATGCCTGCTGGACGTTTTAACCGAGATATCTAGAAATGTAACAGAAATGGGCTGCCATTTAGTGAAGCATGTATAAATGACAAGGTCGCTTTTTGCCAAAAGAGAGGACGTGTAACGAGAATGCACATGAAGATCATACACTGACAAGCCAAAAACCCAGTATAAATGTACTGTCATCCAATCCATAAATCTCAATAAATGCAGTAGCTCCACCTAGTGGACAATATTTTATCAGATTAATGACGAAGCACAAATCCTTCAATCCGGTTCCTTCAACTTGGTTTATTTATCAGACACCAAACACGGCCAACATGTTCTACAGGTAAATCATTTTCACGGTGGTAATCATGTGATGGTAAACTGATTCAGTTGACAATTCCGAAGTACAAAATACTTTCGTTGTAATACTTAAAAAGGAAAACTGACAAATACATTTCAGTGCTTGGGACTATATCATTTCTTTCCACCAGAAGCTCATCATTCGCACAGAGATTTAAAGTTGGAACGACACCAAGAGCAGTTAAGAGATTCACtcgacaaaacaaaaacatgtaaGCGTGTGTGGTTCGTTGGACGCCAAGACTGCTGAGTAGGTTGGTAGAGGTGAGAGGAACACCCATCTGAAGGTTAAGTGCTAGGATGACATTTCCGAGAGTGAAAGGCTTTGAGGTTTTTACTGTTTGGAGAAGAACGCCTTGCTCTTCTGTACGTCGGGGACGATGGTGTCACTTCCTGGCTTCCAGCCGGCGGGGCACACTGCACAGAAAAGAGGAGGGGCCATGAGCAACTGACACAAACGGGTTCCATCAAGCCCAAAACAGTTACAACACCAAAGAGTAGGATAACCACGATAAAAAAAACGTAGGCAGCATTAAGGACACAAAGCAGTCAATTAATAGGACGTGTGATCTGTCAATCATCCAGGTGGCTCCACCTGTCCCCTCCCAGagcttccctcccctccccgggACCCACTCACCCTCTCCGTATTTGTCGGTGTGCTGGAAGGCCTGGACCAGGCGCAGGGTCTCGTCCACGGAGCGGCCGACGGGCAGGTCGTTGATGGTGATCTGCCTCAGGATGCCCTTGTCGTCAATCACAAACAGACCCCTAAGGAGGGacgagggatggagagagagggatggggtgagagaagggagggagagtgacagagaaagaaagagggaggagggggagagaaagagggagagcgtgacaagagagagggagagagaaggaaggggggggtgagagaaagagagagtgacacagagataaagaaagagggggagagagagagaggtggagaagcaAGACACGTCAGCAGGTTAAGGTTGGTTAAGGGTGGCGGCTGTTTTTTAACGGCAACGTTGCGAGTGCGTGATAGCACCCGTAATCCCACGCACTGATGTCGTCACTGACCTATAAGCGATTCCGTCCTCCTCCTTCAGCACGCCATAGTCCCTGGAGATGGACTGGGTGAGGTCGGCCACCATGGGGATGTTCATGGGGCCCAGGCCACCCTGCTTCCTGGGTGTGTTGATCCTAAGAGAGAGCGGACACACTACGATTAGAGTGCGTGTTACAACAGGCTGCGCGTTTAAACGATGCCTACAAATGCATTCTTATGAAATCTTCAATGACCTCATGGTCGAGGATGTTTCTAGGAAGCAAGTTTGAAAGACCACGGTGACCGTTATCAGACCAGAGTGTCTTATCACCCTTGTGCAGAGCAACAGAAAACACGGCATGAGTAGGCGTGACCTATAAACATCGTGCAGACAGGTCTTAACCAATCACAGGTCAatatttaaaattaaaataatttgaactttgaaaataaaaactttTAGAAAACCGTTCACGAAAAACATAAGGTTGTATTTCATCATCCTTTCCCAACTCTGCCATGGCGGACTCCAAATCCCAGAACTCACCATGCCAGGTGACTGAAGTGGGAGTCTGTGGAGGCGGCGATGACCTCACAGCCAATCTTGCGGAAGTCGGCGGCCCTGTCGCTGAAGGCCACGATCTCAGTAGGGCAGACAAAGGTGAAGTCAAGGGGGTAGAAGAAGAACACCACGTACTTCCCTAGAGGAGGAGAtacagagatggggagagagagagagcataacagaaggcgagagaaagagggggtgaATGACAGAGCCCAGGGGAGAAATGGGTGCCAAGTGCATGTTCCAATTCCAAAAAACTGGACCGTCAAAGGAGATGTCCGACGCCCGCGTGAAACATACGGTGGAACGTACGTAGACATCACTGCATGAAATTGCATGCGATACTATTATGAGTGCCTACTGTGGCCCAGGCAATGTGACGGCCATGAACGAGAATGACTCTCCTCACCTTTGTAGTCGGACAGCTGAATGTCTTTGAACTGGCCGTCCACGACGGCCGTGGCTTTGAACTGCGGGGCAGCCTGGCCAATCTTAGCTTTTCCCGAAGACATGGTTACGGTGGCTCACTGGCAAAGACAGATAGTTCAATCAACAGAAGAGTCCCATCCACAGTTACAAATATGAACTTCAACACGACCCATGGGAGGAGTCTGTCAATAGGCAGTTCAAACTAAGCCCCATTTTTTTGGTCAAAACGAGTCGATCGATTGAAAAGGTCCTTTCAACCTAAATAAATGGCTGCATGCACATGGCTGTAAATGAAGGTCCTTGGAACGTTTAAAAACGTTCCTAACCTTTGGCCTTCCAGGCTCATAGATGTATTTGATAAGAGTATTAGCACAAAGCTGGATCATTGAGGCAAACCAAGCCCTGGTCACATGCCAGTCAGTTGTTCAGGGGGTTGGGAAGGGAACAAAGGGTTTTTTTTGTTACAAGAGGCTTGCATAAGAGGGAGATGCAAGGTAGAAATTCACATCAAAATCGAAATTCTGCATCCTCCAGACTTTTACAATTTTTTATAACCCGAGGTAGCAGCCTTCCCGTTGTCAGTTTCGCCCTATGCACAGCAGATAACTGGATGGCCCAGTATCTTAATAAACCTGTCTCATAAAAATAGGTATAACTGAATGTGATTCCTTTGATTCAATCTGAGACACGGGCCGCGTGACATCGCAATGTACTCTTTACAACCAGTTTGCAAAGCGCGACTGTGTATAAATGAGTGTATGATATTAGCTACTTATACTGCAGGAATTTCCCATTAAACACAGTCAATGCAATTCCTTTGCAGATAGTTAGTGAGCTAatccataaaaataaaatgcCTAACGTCATCTATTCTGTCTAGCACAATATGTGCCAAAGGGCCAAAGAACGATGTAGCTATCTAGAAAGAGGCCCCAgtcaagagaggggaggagaaagatatGTCCTACTCCACTGGTTACaatagctaacattagctaggtGCTATCCGATTTCTTTTGTTTGGTGCACTGCACACAACTTGACCAAAAGCGAAGACTTTTGAAAAACGCAAGCATGCATTTGATATCACTGACAATTCAACGAGAAATGGACGGAATAAACACAGATAAAATATACATACGTTTTTAAGGACTGAAATGTAGTTTGCAAATATTAGTTCAGCTGCAGGCAGGGGAGACGGCTGCGCGTGAGTGGTAGAAAAGACAGGCAGGCGAGAGAAGGAAGTGGAAAATATATACCCTAAACttgatttcaaaataaaagttgtaCTAAAGCTGAAATGAGTAGAACATTTTGTTTTCTAAATCTTTCTAAACTTGTTAAGATTCAGTAACAATTGAATTTCATTTACGGATTGATTTGATTAAGAAATATTGGCAGAAACCTTTGTTTAGCCTCCATTGTGGATTGTATCAAAGTTATGATCCGGAAGTACTTTAGAGTCGGTGGTGTTTTGTGTTAGCAAACTATCAAAACTGGCATATCAAGAAAACAATATTCCATATTCCGTGAGTTTTTACATATTCTGTATTACATATAGATGATTAATTAAGATACAAGGCATATACAGCTTGCAGCAGTTAGCTGTAGTCCAACAGTATTGTCCAGTGTAGCGATAAGCGCTTATTTGACCaacgttagctaactagctagctaatgtcatagtctagctactgtagctcgcTATACTTGCTACACAAGCTAACTACACAACAACATACAAAATGGATAAATAACTAATTTAAACGTGTGGTTGAATGGCACATCATGCTGGTGCAAATAGCGTAATGTCTCTTgtttagctaggctagctagaaTGGACCATGTTGTCTGTGACTGTTCTTTCAGGAAGTCTTGAGGCCAGTGTGATGGAAATTATAAAAGCTTCAGACCTTTCAAAAATGTATTCAAACTACAGAACTCCCTAACTCACTGTCATTTAATACGTCAGACGCTTAAGTTACTGGTACCCTAGTGATAAATACTCATTTTTCTCTCTGATGTTAAAA contains:
- the prdx2 gene encoding peroxiredoxin-2 gives rise to the protein MSSGKAKIGQAAPQFKATAVVDGQFKDIQLSDYKGKYVVFFFYPLDFTFVCPTEIVAFSDRAADFRKIGCEVIAASTDSHFSHLAWINTPRKQGGLGPMNIPMVADLTQSISRDYGVLKEEDGIAYRGLFVIDDKGILRQITINDLPVGRSVDETLRLVQAFQHTDKYGEVCPAGWKPGSDTIVPDVQKSKAFFSKQ